One part of the Kryptolebias marmoratus isolate JLee-2015 linkage group LG2, ASM164957v2, whole genome shotgun sequence genome encodes these proteins:
- the cluha gene encoding clustered mitochondria protein homolog isoform X2, translated as MVSKTDDIPASVPGCNPVDLADEPGDGAQEGKEASRTRLKDSCGCGHSADAAMVNGDGAHEHAEEPEPKQNGNADADGGEESNEQEVIVIQDTGFTVKIQAPGTEPFDLQVSPQEMVQEIHQVLMDREDTCHRTCFSLQLDGNVLDNFAELKSIEGLQEGSLLKVVEEPYTVREARIHVRHIRDLLKSLDPSDAYNGVDCNSLSFLSVFTDGDLGDSGKRKKKGNELEQIDCTPPEHILPGGKDRPLVPLQPQNKDWKPMQCLKVLTMSGWNPPPGNRKMHGDLMYLNIVTVEERHVSVTASTRGFYLNQSTTYAFNPKPANPSFLSHSLVELLSQISPAFKKNFTALQKKRVQRHPFERIATPFQVYSWTAPQVDHAMDCVRAEDAYTSRLGYEEHIPGQTRDWNEELQTTRELPQKNLPERLLRERAIFKVHSDFAAAATRGAMAVIDGNVMAINPGEETRMQMFIWNNIFFSLGFDVRDHYRELGGDAAAHAAPTNDLNGVRAYGAVDVEGLYTLGTVVVDYRGYRVTAQSIIPGILEREQEQSVIYGSIDFGKTVVSHGKYLELLDKTSRPLKVQRHKVLNEKDEAVELCSSVECKGIIGNDGRHYILDLLRTFPPDLNFLPVCGEELSADSQRHGFPRQHRHRLACLRQELIEAFVEHRYLLFMKMAALQLMQQKANKDSNKTDAPAITETSEAESNSDTTQTQITATDSSNASQVPTDGTGQTDNGTDSQMATESEENSSKPTTNGPAEHAGAQNGECKSPLEDPKSREVVLNACKAVGSISNTSFDIRFNPDIFSPGVRFPDDSLEDVQKQKQLLKDSAAFLVSCQIPSLIKDCLDHSALPLDGVTLSEALHQRGINIRYLGTVLEFVDKTPAKAQLEHFYRIGITELITRCAKHIFRTYLQGVELSALSAAVSHFLNCFLSSFPDAVAHLPLDELVSRRKSRKRRNRVPGSGDNTAWASLTPSELWKNIASEAQSYYHFTLQCESVDQVVERYNLQKTTLLREISVKTGIQILLKEYNFDSRHKLAFTEEDILNIFPVVKHVNPKASDAFHFFQSGQAKVQQGFLKEGCELINEALNLFNNVYGAMHIEICACLRLLARLNYIMGDHPEALSNQQKAVLMSERVLGIEHPNTIQEYMHLALYCFANGQLSTALKLLYRARYLMLLVCGEDHPEMALIDSNIGLVLHGVMEYDLSLRFLENALTINTKYHGPRSLKVALSHHLVARVYESKAEFRSALQHEKEGYTIYKNQMGEAHEKTKESSEYLKYLTQQAVALQRTMNEIYKNGSNASIMPLKFTAPSMASILEQLNIINGIIFIPLSQKDLENLKAEVQRRQQLQELGKSEEPTEGVPLELEDKIPVD; from the exons ATGGTGAGCAAGACAGATGACATCCCGGCGTCGGTGCCTGGCTGTAATCCGGTTGACCTGGCGGACGAACCGGGGGATGGAGCCCAGGAGGGCAAAGAGGCGAGCAGGACACGTCTGAAGGATTCCTGCGGCTGTG gGCACAGTGCAGACGCAGCCATGGTGAACGGAGACGGAGCTCACGAGCACGCGGAGGAGCCGGAACCCAAGCAGAACGGGAACGCCGACGCGGACGGAGGGGAAGAGTCCAACGAGCAGGAAGTGATAGTGATCCAGGACACGGGCTTCACCGTGAAGATCCAGGCTCCTGGAACGGAGCCGTTTGACCTGCAG GTATCCCCCCAGGAAATGGTGCAGGAGATCCATCAGGTGTTGATGGACCGCGAGGACACCTGCCACCGCACCTGCTTCTCGCTGCAGCTGGACGGGAACGTGCTGGACAACTTCGCGGAGCTGAAGTCCATCGAGGGCCTGCAGGAGGGCTCGCTGCTCAAAGTGGTCGAAG AGCCGTACACGGTGCGCGAAGCCCGCATTCACGTGCGCCACATCCGagacctgctgaaaagcctGGACCCGTCCGACGCCTACAACGGAGTGGACTGCAACTCGCTGTCTTTCCTCAGCGTCTTCACTGACGGAGACCTCGGAG ACAGCGgcaagaggaagaagaagggcAACGAGCTGGAGCAGATCGACTGTACCCCCCCAGAGCACATCCTGCCTGGTGGCAAAGACCGCCCCCTGGTGCCCCTCCAGCCTCAGAACAAGGACTGGAAG CCCATGCAGTGCCTGAAGGTCCTAACCATGAGCGGCTGGAACCCTCCGCCTGGAAACAGGAAGATGCACGGCGACCTCATGTACCTGAACATCGTGACGGTGGAGGAGCGGCATGTCAGCGTCACCGCCTCCACTCGCGGCTTCTACCTCAACCA GTCGACAACCTACGCCTTCAACCCGAAACCAGCCAACCCGAGTTTCCTGAGCCACTCTCTGGTGGAGCTGCTGAGCCAGATCAGCCCTGCCTTCAAGAAGAACTTCACTGCACTGCAGAAGAAAAG AGTTCAAAGACACCCGTTTGAGAGGATCGCCACGCCTTTCCAGGTGTACAGCTGGACCGCTCCGCAGGTCGATCACGCTATGGACTGCGTCAGGGCGGAGGACGCCTACACCTCCCGCCTGGGTTATGAGGAGCACATACCTGGACAG accAGAGATTGGAACGAGGAGCTGCAGACCACCAGAGAGCTTCCCCAGAAGAACCTACCTGAGCGACTGCTGAGGGAGAGAGCCATTTTTAAG GTCCATAGCGACTTTGCGGCCGCCGCCACTCGAGGTGCCATGGCGGTAATCGACGGGAATGTAATGGCAATCAACCCTGGCGAGGAGACGCGCATGCAGATGTTCATCTGGAACAACATCTTCTTCAGCCTGGGCTTCGATGTGCGGGACCATTATCGCGAGCTGGGCGGCGACGCGGCCGCCCACGCCGCGCCCACCAATGACTTGAACGGCGTGCGGGCTTACGGGGCGGTGGACGTGGAGGGCCTCTACACCTTGGGAACAGTTGTGGTGGACTACAGGGGCTACCGAGTCACGGCCCAGTCCATCATCCCGGGCATCCTGGAGCGCGAGCAGGAGCAGAGCGTCATCTACGGCTCCATCGACTTTGGAAAGACCGTTGTTTCTCACGGCAAGTACCTGGAGCTGCTCGACAAGACCAGCAGGCCGCTGAAG GTTCAGCGGCACAAAGTGCTGAACGAGAAGGACGAGGCCGTGGAGCTGTGCTCCTCTGTCGAATGTAAAGGCATCATTGGGAATGATGGCCGACATTACATTCTGGACCTCCTCCGCACCTTCCCTCCGGACCTCAACTTCCTGCCTGTGTGCGGAGAGGAGCTGTCCGCAGACAGCCAGCGCCATGGATTCCCCCGCCAGCATCGCCATCGCTTGGCTTGTCTTCGCCAGGAGCTCATCGAGGCCTTTGTTGAGCACAG atACCTTCTTTTCATGAAGATGGCAGCGTTACAGCTTATGCAGCAAAAGGCGAACAAGGACTCTAATAAGACTGATGCGCCGGCCATCACTGAAACCTCCGAGGCAGAGAGCAATTCTGATACGACCCAGACCCAGATTACTGCCACAGACTCCTCTAATGCCTCACAAGTGCCCACAGACGGCACAGGCCAGACAGACAACGGTACTGACTCTCAAATGGCGACTGAAAGCGAAGAAAACTCCTCAAAGCCTACGACAAACGGGCCTGCAGAGCACGCAGGCGCTCAGAACGGGGAATGCAAAAGCCCATTGGAGG ATCCCAAAAGCCGTGAAGTGGTCCTGAATGCCTGCAAGGCCGTAGGCTCCATCAGCAACACGTCTTTCGATATTCGCTTCAACCCCGACATCTTCTCTCCAG GAGTGCGTTTTCCAGACGACAGCTTAGAGGACgtccagaagcagaaacagcttCTCAAAGACTCTGCTGCCTTCTTGGTGTCGTGTCAGATCCCGTCGTTG ATCAAAGACTGTTTGGACCACAGCGCTCTGCCCCTGGATGGAGTCACACTAAGTGAGGCCTTGCACCAAAGAGGCATCAATATTCGCTATTTAGGCACAGTTTTAGAGTTTGTGGATAAAACTCCCGCCAAAGCCCAGCTGGAGCACTTCTAC AGAATAGGAATCACCGAGCTGATCACCAGGTGTGCTAAACATATCTTTAGGACGTACCTCCAG GGCGTGGAGCTGTCTGCTCTGTCCGCAGCGGTAAGTCACTTCCTGAACTGCTTCCTGAGCTCCTTCCCCGACGCCGTCGCCCACCTGCCTCTCGACGAGCTCGTGTCGCGCCGCAAAAGCCGCAAGCGCCGCAACAGGGTCCCCGGGTCTGGCGACAACACGGCATGGGCCAGCCTGACGCCCAGCGAGCTGTGGAAGAACATCGCGTCCGAGGCTCAGAGCTACTATCACTTCACCCTACAGTG TGAAAGTGTCGATCAGGTCGTGGAGAGATACAACCTTCAGAAAACCACCCTGCTCCGAGAAATTTCAGTCAAAACCGGCATCCAG ATTCTCCTCAAGGAGTACAACTTCGACAGCCGCCACAAGCTGGCCTTCACGGAGGAGGACATCCTGAACATTTTCCCCGTCGTGAAGCACGTCAACCCCAAAGCCTCAGACGCCTTCCACTTCTTCCAGAGTGGGCAGGCCAAAGTGCAGCAAG GTTTTCTGAAGGAGGGCTGCGAACTAATCAACGAGGCTCTGAACCTTTTCAACAACGTGTACGGCGCCATGCACATAGAGATCTGTGCCTGCCTGCGCCTGCTGGCACGCCTTAATTACATCATGGGAGACCACCCCGAG GCTCTCAGCAACCAGCAGAAAGCTGTCCTGATGAGTGAAAGAGTCCTCGGCATCGAGCACCCAAACACAATTCAAGAATAT ATGCACCTGGCTCTGTACTGCTTTGCAAACGGCCAGCTTTCGACCGCCCTGAAGCTGCTTTATCGCGCTCGTTACCTCATGCTGTTGGTTTGTGGAGAGGACCACCCGGAGATGGCGCTAATAGAC AGTAATATCGGGCTTGTTCTACATGGAGTGATGGAGTACGATTTATCTCTGAGGTTCCTGGAGAACGCTTTGACCATCAACACAAAGTACCACGGTCCCCGGTCCCTCAAAGTGGCCCTCAG CCATCATTTGGTTGCGAGGGTTTATGAAAGCAAGGCGGAGTTTCGCTCTGCCCTGCAGCACGAGAAGGAGGGCTACACCATTTACAAGAACCAG ATGGGCGAGGCTCATGAGAAAACCAAAGAGAGCTCGGAGTATTTGAAGTATCTGACCCAGCAGGCTGTAGCTCTGCAGAGAACCATGAATGAGATTTACAAGAACGGCTCCAACGCCAGCATCATGCCCCTCAAG TTCACTGCTCCCAGCATGGCCAGCATCCTGGAGCAGCTCAACATCATCAATGGCATCATCTTCATACCGCTCAG ccaaaaGGATCTGGAAAACCTGAAGGCCGAGGTGCAgaggaggcagcagctgcaggagctggggAAGAGCGAGGAGCCCACAGAGGGCGTCCCACTCGAACTAGAAGACAAAATCCCTGTtgattaa
- the cluha gene encoding clustered mitochondria protein homolog isoform X3 encodes MVNGDGAHEHAEEPEPKQNGNADADGGEESNEQEVIVIQDTGFTVKIQAPGTEPFDLQVSPQEMVQEIHQVLMDREDTCHRTCFSLQLDGNVLDNFAELKSIEGLQEGSLLKVVEEPYTVREARIHVRHIRDLLKSLDPSDAYNGVDCNSLSFLSVFTDGDLGDSGKRKKKGNELEQIDCTPPEHILPGGKDRPLVPLQPQNKDWKPMQCLKVLTMSGWNPPPGNRKMHGDLMYLNIVTVEERHVSVTASTRGFYLNQSTTYAFNPKPANPSFLSHSLVELLSQISPAFKKNFTALQKKRVQRHPFERIATPFQVYSWTAPQVDHAMDCVRAEDAYTSRLGYEEHIPGQTRDWNEELQTTRELPQKNLPERLLRERAIFKVHSDFAAAATRGAMAVIDGNVMAINPGEETRMQMFIWNNIFFSLGFDVRDHYRELGGDAAAHAAPTNDLNGVRAYGAVDVEGLYTLGTVVVDYRGYRVTAQSIIPGILEREQEQSVIYGSIDFGKTVVSHGKYLELLDKTSRPLKVQRHKVLNEKDEAVELCSSVECKGIIGNDGRHYILDLLRTFPPDLNFLPVCGEELSADSQRHGFPRQHRHRLACLRQELIEAFVEHRYLLFMKMAALQLMQQKANKDSNKTDAPAITETSEAESNSDTTQTQITATDSSNASQVPTDGTGQTDNGTDSQMATESEENSSKPTTNGPAEHAGAQNGECKSPLEGKELEESIPGLAQAKELAETLVAEDGSGVDPKSREVVLNACKAVGSISNTSFDIRFNPDIFSPGVRFPDDSLEDVQKQKQLLKDSAAFLVSCQIPSLIKDCLDHSALPLDGVTLSEALHQRGINIRYLGTVLEFVDKTPAKAQLEHFYRIGITELITRCAKHIFRTYLQGVELSALSAAVSHFLNCFLSSFPDAVAHLPLDELVSRRKSRKRRNRVPGSGDNTAWASLTPSELWKNIASEAQSYYHFTLQCESVDQVVERYNLQKTTLLREISVKTGIQILLKEYNFDSRHKLAFTEEDILNIFPVVKHVNPKASDAFHFFQSGQAKVQQGFLKEGCELINEALNLFNNVYGAMHIEICACLRLLARLNYIMGDHPEALSNQQKAVLMSERVLGIEHPNTIQEYMHLALYCFANGQLSTALKLLYRARYLMLLVCGEDHPEMALIDSNIGLVLHGVMEYDLSLRFLENALTINTKYHGPRSLKVALSHHLVARVYESKAEFRSALQHEKEGYTIYKNQMGEAHEKTKESSEYLKYLTQQAVALQRTMNEIYKNGSNASIMPLKFTAPSMASILEQLNIINGIIFIPLSQKDLENLKAEVQRRQQLQELGKSEEPTEGVPLELEDKIPVD; translated from the exons ATGGTGAACGGAGACGGAGCTCACGAGCACGCGGAGGAGCCGGAACCCAAGCAGAACGGGAACGCCGACGCGGACGGAGGGGAAGAGTCCAACGAGCAGGAAGTGATAGTGATCCAGGACACGGGCTTCACCGTGAAGATCCAGGCTCCTGGAACGGAGCCGTTTGACCTGCAG GTATCCCCCCAGGAAATGGTGCAGGAGATCCATCAGGTGTTGATGGACCGCGAGGACACCTGCCACCGCACCTGCTTCTCGCTGCAGCTGGACGGGAACGTGCTGGACAACTTCGCGGAGCTGAAGTCCATCGAGGGCCTGCAGGAGGGCTCGCTGCTCAAAGTGGTCGAAG AGCCGTACACGGTGCGCGAAGCCCGCATTCACGTGCGCCACATCCGagacctgctgaaaagcctGGACCCGTCCGACGCCTACAACGGAGTGGACTGCAACTCGCTGTCTTTCCTCAGCGTCTTCACTGACGGAGACCTCGGAG ACAGCGgcaagaggaagaagaagggcAACGAGCTGGAGCAGATCGACTGTACCCCCCCAGAGCACATCCTGCCTGGTGGCAAAGACCGCCCCCTGGTGCCCCTCCAGCCTCAGAACAAGGACTGGAAG CCCATGCAGTGCCTGAAGGTCCTAACCATGAGCGGCTGGAACCCTCCGCCTGGAAACAGGAAGATGCACGGCGACCTCATGTACCTGAACATCGTGACGGTGGAGGAGCGGCATGTCAGCGTCACCGCCTCCACTCGCGGCTTCTACCTCAACCA GTCGACAACCTACGCCTTCAACCCGAAACCAGCCAACCCGAGTTTCCTGAGCCACTCTCTGGTGGAGCTGCTGAGCCAGATCAGCCCTGCCTTCAAGAAGAACTTCACTGCACTGCAGAAGAAAAG AGTTCAAAGACACCCGTTTGAGAGGATCGCCACGCCTTTCCAGGTGTACAGCTGGACCGCTCCGCAGGTCGATCACGCTATGGACTGCGTCAGGGCGGAGGACGCCTACACCTCCCGCCTGGGTTATGAGGAGCACATACCTGGACAG accAGAGATTGGAACGAGGAGCTGCAGACCACCAGAGAGCTTCCCCAGAAGAACCTACCTGAGCGACTGCTGAGGGAGAGAGCCATTTTTAAG GTCCATAGCGACTTTGCGGCCGCCGCCACTCGAGGTGCCATGGCGGTAATCGACGGGAATGTAATGGCAATCAACCCTGGCGAGGAGACGCGCATGCAGATGTTCATCTGGAACAACATCTTCTTCAGCCTGGGCTTCGATGTGCGGGACCATTATCGCGAGCTGGGCGGCGACGCGGCCGCCCACGCCGCGCCCACCAATGACTTGAACGGCGTGCGGGCTTACGGGGCGGTGGACGTGGAGGGCCTCTACACCTTGGGAACAGTTGTGGTGGACTACAGGGGCTACCGAGTCACGGCCCAGTCCATCATCCCGGGCATCCTGGAGCGCGAGCAGGAGCAGAGCGTCATCTACGGCTCCATCGACTTTGGAAAGACCGTTGTTTCTCACGGCAAGTACCTGGAGCTGCTCGACAAGACCAGCAGGCCGCTGAAG GTTCAGCGGCACAAAGTGCTGAACGAGAAGGACGAGGCCGTGGAGCTGTGCTCCTCTGTCGAATGTAAAGGCATCATTGGGAATGATGGCCGACATTACATTCTGGACCTCCTCCGCACCTTCCCTCCGGACCTCAACTTCCTGCCTGTGTGCGGAGAGGAGCTGTCCGCAGACAGCCAGCGCCATGGATTCCCCCGCCAGCATCGCCATCGCTTGGCTTGTCTTCGCCAGGAGCTCATCGAGGCCTTTGTTGAGCACAG atACCTTCTTTTCATGAAGATGGCAGCGTTACAGCTTATGCAGCAAAAGGCGAACAAGGACTCTAATAAGACTGATGCGCCGGCCATCACTGAAACCTCCGAGGCAGAGAGCAATTCTGATACGACCCAGACCCAGATTACTGCCACAGACTCCTCTAATGCCTCACAAGTGCCCACAGACGGCACAGGCCAGACAGACAACGGTACTGACTCTCAAATGGCGACTGAAAGCGAAGAAAACTCCTCAAAGCCTACGACAAACGGGCCTGCAGAGCACGCAGGCGCTCAGAACGGGGAATGCAAAAGCCCATTGGAGGGTAAGGAGCTTGAGGAAAGTATTCCAGGATTAGCTCAGGCCAAAGAGCTGGCGGAGACCTTAGTTGCCGAAGATGGATCTGGTGTTG ATCCCAAAAGCCGTGAAGTGGTCCTGAATGCCTGCAAGGCCGTAGGCTCCATCAGCAACACGTCTTTCGATATTCGCTTCAACCCCGACATCTTCTCTCCAG GAGTGCGTTTTCCAGACGACAGCTTAGAGGACgtccagaagcagaaacagcttCTCAAAGACTCTGCTGCCTTCTTGGTGTCGTGTCAGATCCCGTCGTTG ATCAAAGACTGTTTGGACCACAGCGCTCTGCCCCTGGATGGAGTCACACTAAGTGAGGCCTTGCACCAAAGAGGCATCAATATTCGCTATTTAGGCACAGTTTTAGAGTTTGTGGATAAAACTCCCGCCAAAGCCCAGCTGGAGCACTTCTAC AGAATAGGAATCACCGAGCTGATCACCAGGTGTGCTAAACATATCTTTAGGACGTACCTCCAG GGCGTGGAGCTGTCTGCTCTGTCCGCAGCGGTAAGTCACTTCCTGAACTGCTTCCTGAGCTCCTTCCCCGACGCCGTCGCCCACCTGCCTCTCGACGAGCTCGTGTCGCGCCGCAAAAGCCGCAAGCGCCGCAACAGGGTCCCCGGGTCTGGCGACAACACGGCATGGGCCAGCCTGACGCCCAGCGAGCTGTGGAAGAACATCGCGTCCGAGGCTCAGAGCTACTATCACTTCACCCTACAGTG TGAAAGTGTCGATCAGGTCGTGGAGAGATACAACCTTCAGAAAACCACCCTGCTCCGAGAAATTTCAGTCAAAACCGGCATCCAG ATTCTCCTCAAGGAGTACAACTTCGACAGCCGCCACAAGCTGGCCTTCACGGAGGAGGACATCCTGAACATTTTCCCCGTCGTGAAGCACGTCAACCCCAAAGCCTCAGACGCCTTCCACTTCTTCCAGAGTGGGCAGGCCAAAGTGCAGCAAG GTTTTCTGAAGGAGGGCTGCGAACTAATCAACGAGGCTCTGAACCTTTTCAACAACGTGTACGGCGCCATGCACATAGAGATCTGTGCCTGCCTGCGCCTGCTGGCACGCCTTAATTACATCATGGGAGACCACCCCGAG GCTCTCAGCAACCAGCAGAAAGCTGTCCTGATGAGTGAAAGAGTCCTCGGCATCGAGCACCCAAACACAATTCAAGAATAT ATGCACCTGGCTCTGTACTGCTTTGCAAACGGCCAGCTTTCGACCGCCCTGAAGCTGCTTTATCGCGCTCGTTACCTCATGCTGTTGGTTTGTGGAGAGGACCACCCGGAGATGGCGCTAATAGAC AGTAATATCGGGCTTGTTCTACATGGAGTGATGGAGTACGATTTATCTCTGAGGTTCCTGGAGAACGCTTTGACCATCAACACAAAGTACCACGGTCCCCGGTCCCTCAAAGTGGCCCTCAG CCATCATTTGGTTGCGAGGGTTTATGAAAGCAAGGCGGAGTTTCGCTCTGCCCTGCAGCACGAGAAGGAGGGCTACACCATTTACAAGAACCAG ATGGGCGAGGCTCATGAGAAAACCAAAGAGAGCTCGGAGTATTTGAAGTATCTGACCCAGCAGGCTGTAGCTCTGCAGAGAACCATGAATGAGATTTACAAGAACGGCTCCAACGCCAGCATCATGCCCCTCAAG TTCACTGCTCCCAGCATGGCCAGCATCCTGGAGCAGCTCAACATCATCAATGGCATCATCTTCATACCGCTCAG ccaaaaGGATCTGGAAAACCTGAAGGCCGAGGTGCAgaggaggcagcagctgcaggagctggggAAGAGCGAGGAGCCCACAGAGGGCGTCCCACTCGAACTAGAAGACAAAATCCCTGTtgattaa